CGATCGCAACGGCGGCCGCGGCGACCAACCCGCGCTGGCCCCACGCCTGCACTCGCTGCACCAGCGCGGCCGCACCGGCGCCCCCGAAGAGGAGCAGGAAGTACAAGAACGGCATGGTGTACCGCACCTGGAGCAGCGCCGTCGCGCGCAAGGATAGCAGGTAGTACCCGCTCAGCAACAGCAACAGCACCGCGGCCTGCCGCGGGCGCCGCCAGACGGTCACGAGGACTCCTGCGACGCACAACAACAACACGGGAATGGTCACGCTGTGGGCCGTCATCGCGGCGACCTTCAGCAGACGGCCGGCTTCGCTGGCGAGCGAAAAGCTTTTGGGGACCTGCACCTGAAATTGATACGGCGCGTATTGATCGCGCACGGCGGCCGGCAAGGTGCCGAGCAGAAAACGCCACCGGTTGATATAGCCGAGCGGGTTCCACCACCAATCGCCGACCAGTGCGGTGGTGAGTACGAATCCCGCGGCGGCGTATAGTACATGCCCCAGTACGTCGCGACGCAGGAGACCGCGTTCGCCGTGTCGGCGCCAAAGCCAGACGAGCGGAATGACCGCCAACACGCCGAGGCTCTGTTCCTTCGTGAGCAATGCCATCGCCATCGCCACCCCGACGGCCGTGCTCGTCCATTTCGAGTCGCGGCTGGCGCCGAGCACCGCCAACGTCACCGCAACCGCGATCCAGCACAGCAGCGGAACATCGACATTCGACGTGTGGGCGTAGAACACCATCGGGTAACAGCCGCTCACGAGAACCGCGGAGAGCACGCCGGCGAGCGAGCCGAACAGCGCGGCTGAGATGACGTACGCAAGCGCCACGAACGCGACACCCATCACCGCACTCACCGCCCGGGTCACCAGTGCCAGCACGAGCAAGGCACGCTCCGGGTGGCGAAAGCCATAGGGATACGTGTTCGTCGGCTTTTGGAACTGCCGAGTTAGCCGCAACCACGCCAGGTACGGCGCCTCCGCGGCGGTCAGCACGAGCGGATGGCCGAGCGGGTACTTGAAGTAGAACCACCCGGAGTTCGGCCGATCACCACCAAACATGTGGCGCGCGACGGCCAGTGGCGCGGTCGGTCTGAACGCATCGGCAGCCCACGCCCCTTCGGCATTGGGCAGTC
This genomic interval from Candidatus Binatia bacterium contains the following:
- a CDS encoding glycosyltransferase family 39 protein, producing the protein MVAILLLSLCINVIGITWGLPNAEGAWAADAFRPTAPLAVARHMFGGDRPNSGWFYFKYPLGHPLVLTAAEAPYLAWLRLTRQFQKPTNTYPYGFRHPERALLVLALVTRAVSAVMGVAFVALAYVISAALFGSLAGVLSAVLVSGCYPMVFYAHTSNVDVPLLCWIAVAVTLAVLGASRDSKWTSTAVGVAMAMALLTKEQSLGVLAVIPLVWLWRRHGERGLLRRDVLGHVLYAAAGFVLTTALVGDWWWNPLGYINRWRFLLGTLPAAVRDQYAPYQFQVQVPKSFSLASEAGRLLKVAAMTAHSVTIPVLLLCVAGVLVTVWRRPRQAAVLLLLLSGYYLLSLRATALLQVRYTMPFLYFLLLFGGAGAAALVQRVQAWGQRGLVAAAAVAIVALAVLPAFEIDRLLLRDPRYDAERWLREHAGAHARVETYEPSTYLPRFGPELAVAQVPVQERTVELLRQRQPDLVVVSSGGRAGLTGRYVKDWKPGMPILAEVDAAKEFFARLRDEQLGYRQVARFRTRTWWIDPHINSLNPEITIFARTEEAQVVKP